The Dioscorea cayenensis subsp. rotundata cultivar TDr96_F1 chromosome 7, TDr96_F1_v2_PseudoChromosome.rev07_lg8_w22 25.fasta, whole genome shotgun sequence genome includes a region encoding these proteins:
- the LOC120264534 gene encoding probable bifunctional TENA-E protein has protein sequence MDGKGTVATWKDKHRRMYDQATRHPFIMSIRDGAVDYSAFKRWLGQDYIFVRQFIPFTASVIIKSCKHSDEESDMQVLLSGISSLNDEISWFKTQAQNWDVHLHSLVPLQANLNYCKYLESLMEPEVDYSVAITAFWAIEAVYQESFAQCLESSAKTPNELIETCQRWGNAGFGDYCVSLQRIADRCLKNASSDVLSKAEETFISVLQHEVNFWNMSSG, from the exons ATGGACGGAAAGGGAACGGTTGCCACGTGGAAGGATAAGCACCGTCGGATGTATGATCAGGCGACACGGCACCCGTTCATCATGAGTATCCGTGACGGCGCCGTCGATTACTCGGCCTTTAAGCGTTGGCTT GGTCAGGACTACATATTTGTGAGACAGTTCATACCATTTACAGCAAGTGTTATCATCAAATCATGTAAACATTCTGATGAGGAATCAGACATGCAAGTGTTGTTAAGTGGCATTTCTTCTCTCAATGATGAAATCTCATGGTTTAAGACCCAAGCTCAAAACTGGGATGTTCATCTCCATTCTCTTGTTCCTCTTCAGGCCAATCTCAATTACTGCAA GTATTTGGAGAGCTTGATGGAGCCAGAAGTTGATTACAGTGTGGCAATTACTGCATTCTGGGCAATAGAAGCTGTTTATCAAGAGAGCTTTGCTCAGTGTCTGGAGAGCAGTGCTAAGACACCAAATGAACTCATTGAGACATGTCAGAGATGGGGTAATGCTGGGTTTGGAGATTACTGTGTTTCTCTTCAGAGGATTGCTGATAGATGCCTGAAAAATGCATCAAGTGATGTGCTTTCAAAGGCTGAAGAAACATTCATTAGTGTTCTTCAACATGAAGTTAATTTCTGGAACATGAGTTCTGGTTga
- the LOC120264780 gene encoding calvin cycle protein CP12-1, chloroplastic produces MAATLTGMSIFTTGVVPKPEIQKQVSISSWRTFTGYKAGRIALGRVSASGPTTPSNISNKVTESIKNAEEMCSEDPASGECVAAWDEVEELSAAASHARDKLKENSDPLEKYCKDNPETDECRTYDN; encoded by the coding sequence atggcAGCTACTCTAACTGGTATGAGCATCTTCACAACTGGAGTTGTCCCTAAACCAGAAATACAAAAACAAGTGAGCATCAGCTCTTGGAGGACTTTTACAGGGTACAAAGCCGGCCGAATTGCTCTCGGCCGGGTGTCCGCCAGTGGCCCGACAACACCTTCGAATATATCGAATAAAGTCACGGAGAGCATCAAGAATGCAGAAGAGATGTGTTCTGAAGACCCTGCGAGCGGAGAGTGTGTAGCTGCATGGGATGAAGTCGAGGAGCTCAGCGCCGCTGCGAGTCATGCTCGTGACAAGCTCAAGGAGAACTCCGATCCCCTCGAGAAGTACTGCAAGGACAATCCGGAGACTGATGAGTGCCGCACCTACGACaattaa